From Ancylobacter pratisalsi, one genomic window encodes:
- a CDS encoding S1 family peptidase, with product MGRRAQGRFSNGSGRSRTGRPDSRPCGGHSHRWPGLLLAAVLGLLASTGGGSAGEVDLLRESYRQAAREGLPENAVVSASGTFIGPRAVLTSAHVVSGCAAFSVENPQLGYATAQLGSVDADRDVAVLVTSFPSAHVAALSQIVSGPELDVRGYAASLPGNAPARSYRAHRRSVAEGAILRLTLGQRLPAGLSGGPVIDAAGAVVGVLSGRLNEDERQAFASPVHGFARTITAYAGEAPGARGDVGAAVVKVQCTR from the coding sequence ATGGGTAGGCGTGCCCAGGGACGGTTCAGCAATGGCTCCGGCCGGTCGCGCACCGGCCGGCCGGACAGCCGCCCCTGTGGCGGCCATTCCCATCGCTGGCCGGGTCTGCTGCTGGCGGCTGTGCTGGGCCTGTTGGCCTCCACCGGCGGCGGTTCAGCCGGCGAGGTCGACCTCCTGCGCGAATCCTACCGGCAGGCGGCACGGGAGGGGCTGCCGGAAAACGCCGTGGTGTCGGCCTCCGGCACCTTCATCGGTCCGCGCGCCGTGCTCACCAGCGCGCATGTGGTGAGCGGCTGCGCCGCGTTCTCGGTGGAGAACCCGCAGCTCGGCTATGCGACGGCGCAACTGGGCTCTGTCGACGCCGATCGCGACGTCGCCGTGCTGGTGACGTCGTTTCCCAGCGCGCACGTCGCCGCCCTTTCCCAGATCGTCTCCGGGCCGGAACTCGACGTGCGCGGCTATGCCGCCAGCCTGCCCGGCAACGCGCCGGCGCGCAGCTATCGCGCCCACCGGCGCTCTGTGGCGGAAGGGGCGATACTGCGTCTGACCCTCGGCCAGCGCCTGCCCGCCGGCCTTTCCGGCGGGCCGGTGATCGACGCCGCCGGCGCCGTGGTGGGGGTGCTCTCGGGGCGGCTGAACGAGGATGAGCGGCAGGCCTTCGCCTCGCCGGTGCACGGCTTCGCCCGGACGATCACCGCCTATGCGGGCGAGGCGCCGGGCGCGCGAGGCGATGTCGGCGCCGCCGTCGTAAAGGTTCAATGCACACGATGA